Sequence from the Mixophyes fleayi isolate aMixFle1 chromosome 4, aMixFle1.hap1, whole genome shotgun sequence genome:
ctggggacctgggacagTGGGGTGGAGGTCCCAGGCTCCCCTGGCATTGCCCAGGAGCGGGTGAGTGACAGCTGTTACCTAGAGACAAACACTACTGTCCCCTAAGCAAGAGTAGGGATGCCCATAAGGGTAAGTGCCCCAAAAGAGAAAGGGGGGTCGCTGCATGCagtagtgtggctgcatatacagagagGAGGAGTCCCCAATAccagagagggggagaaccccATATCACTAAGGAGAACCCCAGGAGAAAGAAGGAggcattttgcatggaagagagaGGGTTGTTGCAAGAGGCAGTGTAGCTGAAGTGTGAGAGCCGAGGGGCTAAGAGTACACAGAGTAAAGTGTCAGAGCCAATGGGTTGTGAGAACACCGTGAAGTGTCAGGGCCCAAGGGAGAAATCATCccaacagaggaggggtgagctgcagtgaagtatggagtactggagtgtaggagacatgtgaactatgttatataacatctagataacattaagaactgtgcaggaggagtaaggagctgtatatatttctgtattgctgcacctattatgattatcgtgctggaggaagaggagtgtaaataaaaagttcaatttgtgatagagatggtctggtgcccaaattattctgacttttattgcactgcaccacaaagtgacatcacctgtgtcccactacttacaaggaaacacctgcatgtgcagggaccccttGGTCACTTACACCCATGGCCCcccagctagccagggctggagaaggaggtgcactgtgtaatctGTGCACTCCACACTATGCACAGTGGCAGCCGGTTAcagtatattaaatttaaaatgtaataagtgctgttcttattgctttaaaaaattcactgcctgtttataaGAGGTTGATTgtttggctgtgttaaccctttaaataccagtgtgggaagtgttaactcttttagctatcagagcgcagagtgtgcacaattggataATAAGTCATAGACGTTCTACGGGCCTTATACAAAGATGGGGGCAGTTGCGGAAAGGTGTGGAAGTGTGTATCTGTGTTGAGGAAgggaccagttaaatctgtaaCTGAAGGGATAGTAGAGTGCaagatttaggctggaatcctgggtgtccccttacagtaaacttccaagtcacaagtgcgcagagtgcagtttgtgacaggtaaaggaGGAGCGGTCTCCTGacaaatagaggtgatatattgtttgactgtttgattatttgataagttATTATATCAGGGAGCTTTGCAGAGGCTTGTCCCCCTGACAGTTTGTGATGCCCTCTCTGATggcacaagaaagaaaaataaaacagattagATATATTTCAGAAATCCTGGAGAACGAGTGttagatcatcatcattgtatattTGTAAGGTGCAACTAAACTCCGCATCTCCGGACAGTCAGAGCTACACATCATACAATATACAATCACACATAAAAAGAGAACAAGTGCACATGAGGTTGATGAAGAAGATGCAGACATGAGACAAGGGATGGACTTTGATGAACCAATTATTATATATCACTTCACTGACCTTTAAGAATAAACTCCACCTGAGGAAGATGATGGTACAGCCACTCCAGGAAGCATCGTTCCTTCAGGGATAAGTTGTGATGTCCTTCCGTAAAATCCCACTGTAGGATGTCCTCGTACTCCCGACTCTCAACCATCACTAGGTCCATGTACCTAAAATCATCTGTTTGGCCCACCAGAAATATTGTCCTCACCTTGTAACCATCTATTTTCCATTCACGAGCCCAAGTTTGCCGAAGTGCCTTTCTTCTGGCTCCTGCCCGTGGGTGAGACTTAATTGCCAGTACTACAAGTGGTTTGGTggtctcagtctctctctttgGGTTGTGAATGATTGAGCAGCTATAATTCTGTAGATAAGGAAACTCCACTAGGTGTTGGGAGAGGTTCATATAGTAAGTGTAAACGCCATCATTAAGGGTCACCGACTCTCTCGGAGGAGGTAAGGCGTGGGAGACGATGACATTGCTGAACTTTATCAAGATATTTGTTGACTGGTGAAAAAATGTTCTCCCAGCCGTCTCAAAATTCAGAAACGTGATTCCGGTAAACAATGTCAGTGTCATAAGCAGTAAACCGGAGTACAAGACGAGTAACTGGAACTTCATAGTAACCTATGAACAGAAATTGTGAAAATGGGTCAAGACAAGACGCTCAAATTCAACTAATAAAATGAGTCAATGATTTCAATCATCAGAAGTAAGGATTAATTAAcaaggaataaagcattttttcaataattttcCTACATTTTTGTCATCGAGAGGTAAGGATAACAGGACAAGTATGTTGGTGGTATAATGAAAACATCCAGCAATCTTGGTTTTTAGCCATACAATAAattgggtggggtacggcatataGATGTCGAATACCCCCACAAGACTTACCCTGACGTGATGATTCCTAAGGCCTCCTTAGCAACGCTCCCTGATGCCGACTACTATTTAAAGCGACTTGAAAGCGAAGAAGTGCGCCTGTGTACAATTTAGAAGCGTTTGTAAACCACATAGTgcataggcgcatacttacattgcaCCATTAGCAGCGATAATCCCATCGCCATGGTGACTGACATCATGAAGAGCAGCTGGCTTCTTACTTCTTTGTCATTGCTTCAAGTTGCTTTCAACAGTAGTCGGCATTGGGGATCGTCACTAAGATGCCCTTCGGAATCATCATgtcgtggtaagtcttgtcggtgtattcggcatcgatatgctgactaccaccggataaatatacccctttgtctgttAGAGGATGTGGAATGATTGTGGTATTATTACTTTTcacatatgaaaagagaaaataataaatCTGCTTTATTGAACCCGTCTTTCAGACATACATAGAGAAACCATAACTAGTACAAATCACCAGAAGTGTCCCTCTTATTCTCCTCTTCCATGCAACCAGATGGGTACCAAAGATAACATGGGTCCATTTTTTAGTCACTTGGACTTACTGAACTTTTCTGATTGTGTAACATGAAAGGCAATTGTATTATATTAACAGTGAGTTGTATTGTCTGAGGACAGATATGTTAAATATAGGACCAGGCCAGCCCATAAATCATGACACCATATAGCTTACCTAGGAGAGATCTTTACAGCAGGGGTATAAAAGAGAAGATGCAAACTTTCTGAGGAGGAAAACTGAGCAGTGATCCAGGTTCCGTCAGATTGCCGTATCCCAGTCACGGCACAGAACTATTCGCTGACACTTTAGAATGCTGGAAGACTCAGCTCTTGCCTACTGTCTGTGAGCAACTATTGCATGGTTGCCAACATTGCTAATCTCCGCTTTCCATCACCATGTGCAGTGGCCCTGCCACACGGACATTTTATGCCCCTATTGCTGATGTTTACAATACCAGTTATTGCTGTAAAGCTTTGGCTGTAATTTGTAACTgttgtatgcaaaaaaaatattgctttaaaACACAATTCTTTGCATTCAGATGGTGTTTTATTCAAGTGATTAAGTAACGATTAAGTTaattgagagtgaaagcctgactgaagaggatccaataggttgtttgctgtaagaaagtgtgtgaggcgagtgtaggtaattctctcgagaagcttggaggggtatAGGAGCtaagagatggggcagtaatttgcatGAGAGTTAGGgtcaaaattttgtttttttaaaatgggagcaatcactgtatgcttgaatagtgatggaaaaataccagtagaaagagatagattacagatttcagTTAGAGAGAGTATgcgcacaggagacagggacataccaatttgtgagggaatgggatcaagaggacaggaagtagagtaggaagatgagaagagagtagtagaaacttcctcttcatttgtgggatcaataCTCACTATTCTCACTATATATACTATGCACACTCTATTCACTATACTAAAtatgaactagggatgtgcaccggcgacttttgaggtctcgtgttttgtgttttggatccggattttcgttatttttgaggttcggatttgtctcgcaaaacacttgacgaaaggtctcggttcggatttaaggttttggattcggatttttttgcaaaaaaacataaaaagtttaaaaatcaagtttttgggcttattttcactcctaggctattattaacctcaataacattcaataacaagcatttccactaatttacagtgtattctgaacacctcacaatatagttattagtccaaaacgttgcaacaaggtatctttctggactgcgtagaggagtgggtcaccacaatatatattaaaaatgctgaacttttatgaatcgcaccaataaatgtacctggactgcgtagaggagtgggtcaccacaatatatattaaaaaccctgaacttttatgaatcgcaccaataaatgtacctggactgcgtagaggagtgggtcaccacaatatcttaaaaacccagaacttttatgaatcgcaccaataaatgtacctggactgcctagaggagtgggtcaccacaatatatattaaaaaccctgaacttttatgattcgcaccaataattgtacctggactgcgtagaggagtgggtcaccacaatatatattaaaaaccctgaacttttatgaatcgcaccaataaatgtacctggactgcgtagaggagtgggtcaccacaatatatattaaaaaccctgaacttttatgattcgcaccaataaatgtacctggactgcgtagaggagtgggtcaccacaatatatattaaaaaccctgaacttttatgattcgcaccaataaatgtacctggactgcgtagaggagtgggtcaccacaatatcttaaaaacccagaacttttatgaatcgcaccaataaatgtacctggactgcgtagaggagtgggtcaccacaatatattaaaaaccctgaacttttatgaatcgcaccaataaatgtacctggactgcgtagaggagtgggtcaccacaatatcttaaaaaccctgaacttttatgaatcgcaccaataaatgtacctggactgcgtagaggagtgggtcaccacaatatatattaaaaaccctgaacttttatgattcgcaccaataaatgtacctggactgcgtagaggagtgggtcaccacaatatattaaaaaccctgaacttttatgaatcgcaccaataaatgtacctggactgcgtagaggagtgggtcaccacaatatcttaaaaaccctgaacttttatgaatcgcaccaataaatgtacctggactgcgtagaggagtgggtcaccacaatatatattaaaaaccctgaacttttatgattcgcaccaataaatgtacctggactgcgtagaggagtgggtcaccacaatatcttaaaaacccagaacttttatgaatcgcaccaataaatgtacctggactgcgtagaggagtgggtcaccacaatatatattaaaaaccctgaacttttatgattcgcaccaataaatgtacctggactgcgtagaggagtgggtcaccacaatatcttaaaaacccagaacttttatgaatcgcaccaataaatgtacctggactgcgtagaggagtgggtcaccacaatatatattaaaaaccctgaacttttatgaatcgcaccaataaatgtacctggactgcgtagaggagtgggtcaccacaatatcttaaaaaccctgaacttttatgaatcgcaccaataaatgtacctggactgcgtagaggagtgggcactgggcaccacaataaaatatataaaaaaccttcaacagatctgcattacactacacatacggctgctcctccatcctctccatcatatacatgttggagttttagcgtgtgacaacctcttgtttttgataatgtcagtgcattttgaatatttttcaatttgccccacaccactgaatgtactttatctatgatacgcatctatctatcttgactgcgtagtgtggtggccccggtacacaatttggtaccgaggccacaatataattaaaaaaccctccacgtgtcagaattccaccaaacaagtatctggactgcatagtggggtggccccggtacccaatttgataccggggccacaatacctcctccaaacatggtacagacaattcgtcattgagatcccagacagacagggtcaaagtgttattgtttgactttgtaaacccaaaaaactgtccctgttgcacatagtcgtgcaatgaagactgactttttcatttaaaggcacgatctttcaagtgtagtgtttgtaagtctaagtcatattatacttttggtaaaattggtttattttgttcctctttatggtaattagtaatagaattaaagtatgaaatagaattaaagtatgaaatagaattaaagtattaaatagaattaaagtatgaaatagaattaaagtatgaaatagagtggtatatagagttgtagtgtggtatagatagagtggtccacacaatataataataataaaaccctcaactggtctgaattccaccaaacaagtatctggactgcatagtggggtggccccggtacccaatttgataccggggccacaatacctcctccaaacatggtacagacaattcgtcattgagatcccagacagacagggtcaaagtgttattgtttgactttgtaaacccaaaaaactgtccctgttgcacatagtcgtgcaatgaagactgactttttcatttaaaggcacgatctttcaagtgtagtgtttgtaagtctaagtcatattatacttttggtaaaattggtttattttgttcctctttatggtaattagtaatagaattaaagtatgaaatagaattaaagtatgaaatagaattaaagtattaaatagaattaaagtatgaaatagaattaaagtatgaaatagagtggtatatagagttgtagtgtggtatagatagagtggtccacacaatataataataataaaaccctcaactggtctgaattccaccaaacaagtatctggactgcgtagtgtggtggccccggtacacaatttggtaccgaggccacaatataattaaaaaattgggcatcaactgtcaccgttgtttaatatctgatacacctaaatatggactgcacagtggagtggccccggtagtaaatttggtgccggggccacaatacctcctccaacttccaagtgtagtgtttataaagacagacagcgtcgaagtgttattagttgactttcttaaccctaaaattgtccctgttgcaaatattcgtgcaatggacagttacttttttattgaaagactcaagctttcaagtgtagtgtttataaaatataaacaacaatacagtagttttagagcacgtcaatacctcttgttttaaattatgacacggcattttacttttggtttaatttcttgtatttttttaaatttggttttactttttgaacatggcaaacgactgttgattggtcatataatgcaaaaaaaaaaggtccaagatggaattgtccttgggccctcacacccacccttatgttgttgaaataggacatgcacactttaacaaaccaatcatttcagcgacagggcctaccaaacaactttggctgaaatgattggtttgtttgggcccccacaccaaaaaagctattcatctctccctgtacagactaaacaggctctactgaggcaagatgtcgtcctcatcctcaacctctgattcctctccccctacagtgtgtacttcctcctcatcacacattatcaattcgtccccgctggactccacaaccacaggtccctctgtactgtctggagggcagtgctgtacttcattgaggaattgattattcatttttataaacatcattttttcaacgttctgaggaagcaacctccttcgccgctcactgaccaggttccccgctgcactaaaaactctttccgagtacacactggaggggggacaactcaggtaaaatagagccagtttgtacaggggcttccaaactgcctttttttcctgccagtaacaatatggactgtctgacatgtctacttggatggtgtcagcaaagtaatcatccacaattttttctattgtgacagcatccaatgcagcgagagtagacatgtctgcaatggttggcaggtccttcagtccggaccagatgttatcagcatccccgccagtgcctcttttgggaaaactgagctttttcctcgcagccatagatgtggaagaaaatgagggtggagctgttgggatgtcacggtcctcttcagaggacaatctcctgaccagcaggtctttgcaccgctgtagacttgtgtccgccggaaacagagacacaacatacgctttaaaccgaggatcgagcacggtggccagaatgtattcctctgactttaaaagagtgaccaccctcggatcctggcaaagcgtacgaagggctacatccacaagagctacatgcttggtgtaatcgcaatggcttaccagctcctccctcactttctccagctgcttctgcaacagcctgatcaggggaatgacctgactcaagctggcagtgtcggaactgacttctcgtgtggcaagttcaaatggctgcagaaccttgcacaacacggaaatcagtctccactgcgcttgactgaggcgcatccccactcctttgcctatgtcgtaggtggctgtgtaggcctgaatggccttttgctgctcctccatcctctgcagcatatagagggtggagttccagcgcgtcacaacctcttgtttgaggtgatggcagggcaggttcatgcttttttgatgtgcctctagtctgcggtaggcactggctgaatgccgaaagtgtccagcaattttgcgcgccaccgcaagcatctcctgcacacccctgtcactcttgaggtaatgctgcaccaccaaattaatggtgtgggcaaaacatgggacgtgctggaaattgcccatatttaatgcccgcacaatgttactggcattgtctgacaccacaaatccccatgagagtctaagtggggtaagccactgggagataatttccctcattttctctaatatgttgtcagcattgtgcctcttattaaagcctgtaatgcacaatgttgcctgcctttgcacgagccgccattttgtagttgctgctactgatgcagctgttgctgttgctgcggaaggggatgcatctacccagtgggctgtcacagtcatatagtccttcgtttgcccagaaccacttgtccacatgtccgtggttaagtggacagtgggtacaaccgcattttttagagcactgaggacacttgatcgtacttctctgtacatttttggtatcgcctgcctagtgaagtggaatctcgacgggatttggtaccggggacacaatacctccatcaaccctctaaatcccactccactgatggcggacaccgggcgcacgtctaacaccaacattgcagttacagccgcagttatacgctttgcaatagggtgactactatcgtattttgtggtcatggcaaacgactgttggacggtcaattgttttgtaaaagacttagcggtcttacgacttcccctctgggaagatgaccgac
This genomic interval carries:
- the LOC142150966 gene encoding beta-1,3-galactosyltransferase 5-like, with protein sequence MKFQLLVLYSGLLLMTLTLFTGITFLNFETAGRTFFHQSTNILIKFSNVIVSHALPPPRESVTLNDGVYTYYMNLSQHLVEFPYLQNYSCSIIHNPKRETETTKPLVVLAIKSHPRAGARRKALRQTWAREWKIDGYKVRTIFLVGQTDDFRYMDLVMVESREYEDILQWDFTEGHHNLSLKERCFLEWLYHHLPQVEFILKGDDDEYVNPHALVEFIKQHASSPSVLHGYLRPHSPVMRHSKYQISEALFPSNIFPTFLSGGGFVFPGMLVKRLYEISQKIPVFPLDDVYFGFLALAANLTCKHDARFYVYGLKFDSCLYQQALVVHGVEKEQLVQFWKEVQTAKC